The Streptomyces sp. CC0208 genome window below encodes:
- a CDS encoding histidine kinase → MSRPLDRARHHLKAHPLALDAVLAAGVLACMVAGSFVEPHDQDAVSWSIRTPDLLSLVLMALAALALVFRRRAPLTVLALTGTASIIECVTGDPRAPVAMAAVIALYTVASTTDRPTTWRAGLLTMTVLTSAAMLAGPLPWYAQENLAIFAWTGIGATAGDAVRSRRAFVQAIRERAEKAERTREEEARRRVAEERLRIARDLHDVVAHHIALVNVQAGVAAHVMDKRPDQAKEALAHVREASRSALNELRATVGLLRQSGDPEAPTEPAPGLARLDELVGTFRSAGLPVEVARADHGTTLPAAVDLAAYRVIQEALTNVRKHAGTDAKAEVSVVRVGPNVEITVLDDGAGDDDDPDNGGGHGLLGMRERVTALRGTLTTGPRYGGGFRVHAILPVKTRAAARDEPGEPV, encoded by the coding sequence GTGAGCCGCCCCCTCGACCGTGCCCGGCACCACCTCAAGGCGCACCCCCTGGCCCTGGACGCCGTCCTCGCGGCGGGCGTACTCGCCTGCATGGTGGCCGGTTCCTTCGTCGAGCCCCATGACCAGGACGCAGTCAGCTGGAGCATCCGCACCCCCGACCTGCTCAGCCTCGTCCTCATGGCCCTCGCCGCCCTCGCGCTGGTCTTCCGCCGCCGCGCCCCCCTCACCGTCCTCGCCCTCACCGGCACCGCCTCCATCATCGAGTGCGTCACCGGCGACCCCCGCGCCCCCGTCGCCATGGCCGCCGTGATCGCCCTCTACACGGTCGCCTCCACCACCGACCGCCCCACCACCTGGCGCGCCGGCCTGCTCACCATGACCGTCCTCACCAGCGCCGCGATGCTCGCGGGGCCGCTGCCCTGGTACGCCCAGGAGAACCTCGCCATCTTCGCCTGGACCGGCATCGGCGCCACCGCCGGCGACGCGGTCCGCAGCCGCCGCGCCTTCGTCCAGGCCATAAGAGAGCGCGCCGAGAAGGCCGAGCGCACCCGTGAGGAGGAGGCCCGGCGCAGGGTCGCCGAGGAGCGTCTGCGCATCGCCCGCGACCTGCACGACGTCGTCGCCCACCACATCGCCCTGGTCAACGTCCAGGCCGGAGTCGCCGCGCACGTCATGGACAAACGGCCCGACCAGGCCAAGGAAGCCCTCGCCCATGTCCGCGAGGCCAGCCGCTCCGCCCTCAACGAACTCCGCGCCACCGTGGGCCTGCTGCGGCAGTCCGGCGACCCCGAGGCCCCCACCGAACCCGCCCCGGGCCTCGCCCGCCTCGACGAACTCGTCGGCACCTTCCGCAGCGCGGGCCTGCCCGTCGAGGTCGCCCGCGCCGACCACGGCACCACCCTGCCCGCCGCCGTGGACCTGGCCGCCTACCGGGTCATCCAGGAAGCCCTCACGAACGTCCGCAAACACGCCGGGACGGACGCGAAGGCCGAGGTCAGCGTCGTACGCGTCGGCCCCAACGTGGAGATCACGGTCCTCGACGACGGTGCCGGCGACGACGACGACCCGGACAACGGCGGCGGCCACGGCCTGCTCGGCATGCGCGAACGCGTCACCGCCCTGCGCGGCACCCTCACCACCGGTCCCCGCTACGGAGGCGGCTTCCGCGTCCATGCGATCCTGCCCGTCAAGACCCGTGCCGCGGCAAGGGACGAACCGGGGGAGCCCGTATGA
- a CDS encoding response regulator transcription factor: MTIRVLLADDQALLRSAFRVLVDSEPDMEVVGEASDGAEAVRLTRQERADVVLMDIRMPGTDGLAATRMISEDPSLAHVRVVILTTFEVDDYVVQSLRAGASGFLGKGSEPEELLSAIRVAAGGEALLSPAATKGLIARFLAQGDADDNDPVSSERLAALTVREREVLVQVAGGHSNDEIAERLEVSPLTVKTHVNRAMAKLGARDRAQLVVIAYESGLVRPRAE; the protein is encoded by the coding sequence ATGACGATCCGTGTCCTGCTCGCCGACGACCAGGCGCTGCTGCGCAGCGCCTTCCGGGTGCTCGTCGACTCGGAACCGGACATGGAGGTGGTCGGCGAGGCGTCCGACGGCGCCGAGGCCGTACGGCTGACCAGGCAGGAGCGCGCCGACGTCGTGCTCATGGACATCCGGATGCCCGGCACGGACGGGCTCGCCGCCACCCGCATGATCAGCGAGGACCCCTCCCTCGCCCATGTCCGCGTGGTCATCCTGACCACCTTCGAGGTCGACGACTACGTCGTGCAGTCCCTGCGCGCCGGCGCCTCCGGCTTCCTCGGCAAGGGCAGCGAACCCGAGGAACTCCTCAGCGCCATCCGGGTCGCGGCCGGCGGCGAGGCCCTGCTGTCCCCGGCCGCCACCAAGGGCCTGATCGCCCGCTTCCTCGCCCAGGGCGACGCGGACGACAACGACCCGGTGAGCTCCGAACGCCTCGCCGCCCTCACCGTCCGCGAGCGCGAGGTCCTCGTCCAGGTCGCCGGCGGTCACTCCAACGACGAGATCGCCGAGCGCCTGGAGGTCAGCCCGCTCACCGTCAAGACCCACGTCAACCGGGCCATGGCCAAGCTGGGCGCCCGGGACCGGGCCCAGCTCGTGGTGATCGCGTACGAGTCGGGGCTGGTGCGGCCGAGAGCGGAATGA
- a CDS encoding YciI family protein, whose amino-acid sequence MAKYLLLKHYRGAPAPANDVPMEQWTPEEISAHVQYMRDFAARLEESGEFVDSQALTPEGTWVRYDGEGRPPVTDGPFAETKDLIAGWMVIDVDSHERAVELAGELSAAPGAGGKPIHEWLELRPFMTEHQTCVTE is encoded by the coding sequence ATGGCCAAGTACCTGCTGCTGAAGCACTACCGTGGCGCCCCGGCTCCGGCCAACGACGTGCCCATGGAGCAGTGGACGCCCGAGGAGATCTCGGCGCACGTGCAGTACATGCGGGACTTCGCGGCCCGGCTGGAGGAGAGCGGGGAGTTCGTCGACAGCCAGGCGCTCACCCCCGAGGGGACATGGGTCCGCTACGACGGTGAGGGTCGGCCGCCGGTGACCGACGGCCCGTTCGCCGAGACCAAGGACCTCATCGCCGGGTGGATGGTGATCGACGTCGACAGCCACGAGCGGGCCGTCGAGCTGGCCGGGGAGCTGTCGGCTGCCCCCGGCGCGGGCGGAAAGCCGATCCACGAGTGGCTCGAGCTGCGCCCCTTCATGACCGAGCACCAGACCTGCGTCACGGAGTGA
- a CDS encoding DUF6596 domain-containing protein produces the protein MDEALLRSLTPSVLAVLVRRGADFAAAEDAVQDALVEAMRVWPDDPPRDAKGWLVTVAWRKFLDATRSDTARRRREGRIEEEPVPGPTPAVDDTLQLYFLCAHPSLTPSSAVALTLRAVGGLTTRQIARAYLVPEATMAQRISRAKRTVSGVRFDRPGDVATVLRVLYLVFNEGYSGDVDLAAEAIRLTRQLAAAIDHPEVAGLLALMLLHHARRASRTAPDGSLVPLAEQDRTRWDTAAIAEGVRILQAALARDRLGEFQAQAAIAALHADAPTAEETDWVQIVEWYDELARLTDSPVVRLNRAVAVGEADGPRAGLAALAALEDSLPRHTAAAAYLHERAGDLTTAARLYAEAAHKAPNLAERDYLTRQAARLNSRPGA, from the coding sequence ATGGACGAGGCGCTGCTCAGAAGCCTCACCCCGAGCGTGCTCGCCGTCCTCGTCCGCCGCGGAGCCGACTTCGCGGCGGCCGAGGACGCCGTCCAGGACGCCCTCGTCGAGGCCATGCGGGTCTGGCCGGACGACCCGCCGCGGGACGCCAAGGGCTGGCTGGTCACCGTGGCCTGGCGCAAGTTCCTCGACGCGACCCGCTCGGACACCGCCCGCCGCCGGCGAGAGGGCCGTATCGAAGAGGAACCGGTGCCCGGCCCCACGCCCGCCGTGGACGACACCCTCCAGCTCTACTTCCTGTGCGCCCACCCCTCGCTCACCCCGTCCTCCGCCGTCGCCCTCACCCTGCGCGCCGTCGGCGGACTCACCACCCGCCAGATCGCCCGGGCCTACCTCGTGCCCGAGGCGACCATGGCGCAGCGCATCAGCCGGGCCAAGCGCACCGTCTCCGGCGTCCGCTTCGACCGGCCCGGCGATGTCGCCACCGTGCTGCGCGTCCTCTACCTGGTCTTCAACGAGGGCTACTCCGGCGATGTCGACCTCGCCGCCGAGGCCATCCGGCTCACCCGGCAGCTCGCCGCCGCCATCGACCATCCCGAGGTCGCCGGGCTGCTCGCCCTCATGCTGCTCCACCACGCCCGCCGCGCCTCCCGCACCGCCCCCGACGGCAGCCTGGTGCCGCTCGCCGAGCAGGACCGCACCCGCTGGGACACCGCGGCGATCGCCGAGGGTGTGCGGATCCTCCAGGCCGCCCTCGCCCGCGACCGGCTGGGCGAGTTCCAGGCCCAGGCCGCCATCGCCGCCCTGCACGCCGACGCCCCCACCGCCGAGGAGACCGACTGGGTGCAGATCGTCGAGTGGTACGACGAGCTCGCCCGCCTCACCGACAGTCCCGTCGTCCGTCTCAACCGCGCGGTCGCCGTGGGCGAGGCGGACGGCCCCCGAGCGGGCCTGGCCGCGCTGGCCGCGCTGGAGGACTCACTGCCCCGCCACACCGCGGCCGCGGCCTATCTCCACGAACGCGCCGGCGACCTGACGACCGCCGCACGCCTGTACGCCGAGGCCGCCCACAAGGCCCCCAACCTCGCCGAACGCGACTACCTGACCCGCCAGGCGGCCCGGCTCAACTCGCGCCCGGGGGCGTGA